From Methylovorus glucosotrophus:
GCAATCGCGGCCAAAGCCTCTGCTCTCGCCTTTTTGCCCTGGCTGCCAGCCACCCACACCACGCGCACCGGAGCTGCGCCAGCCGCCAGATTTTGCAGCCAGGTATTCAGCTTATTGAAATGCTGCTCGGCGAGAATCTCGGTAGGCGCCATGATGGCCGCTTGCCAGCCATGCTCAATCGCCTGCAAGGCAGCCATGGCCGCCACAATGGTCTTGCCGCTACCAACATCGCCTTGCAACAGGCGCTGCATGGGATAACTGCGGCCAAGATCGTGCTGAATATCGGTGAATACGCGCTGCTGGGCTGCTGTCAGGCCAAACGGCAGGGATTTCAATAATGCGGAGACCAGCTTTTTGGAAGGCGGCATGGCAGGCGCGCCCAGACCACGACGACGGGCGTAATGCTTGCGCATGGAAATCTGCTGAGCCAGCAGCTCGTCAAATGCCAGGCGTTGCCAGGCGGGGGTAGTTTTTTCCTGCAGGGCATGCTGATCAGCATCGGGTGGCGGATAGTGCAACTGCAGCAGGCTTTGCTGAAAATCAGGCCAGGCTTTGCCCTGATACACCTTGGCCGGCAGAAGTTCATCATGGCTGGCCGTCTCAAGGGCGCGCCCTATCCATTTCCGCAGCGAAGGCTGCGACAAGCCTGCCGTGGTCGGATAGACCGGCGTCAAGGTCTGCTTGACCGCAGCCCCTTCTCGCACCGGCTTGCACTGCGGGTGCACCATTTCATAGCCGAAAAAGCCATTCCTCACTTCACCCAGTGCGCGCAAACGGTTGGCTTCTTTCAGCGCCGCAATCTGACTGGGATAAAAATTGAGAAAGCGCAAGGTCAGGATGCCACTGGCATCCTGCAATCTTGCAATCAGGGCTTTACGGGGTTTGTACTGGACTTCGGCATGAATAATCTCGCCTTCGACCTGCGCCTGCTCGCCGAGCCGCAGGTCGCGAATCGGCGTTACGTGCGTTTCATCCACATAGCGCAGGGGCAGGTGGAGGAGCAAGTCTTCAATACTATGAATGCCAAGCTTGCGCAGCCCGCTTAGCACCGGCTGCGTGATGCCCTTGAGGTCTTGCAGCGGTTTCAGAGACTATCCTTGCCAGCGGAGAAATTAAAGACTCAGGCGAGCACCATGACGGCATCGGCTTCCACCAGCGCACCACGTGGCAGTGTGGCGACGCCAACGGCAGCACGCGCAGGATAAGGCTCGCTGAAATATTCAGACATGATGGAATTGACCAGGGCAAAGTGACCGAGATCGGTCAGAAAAATATTCAGTTTCACGACATCCGCCAGAGAACCACCAGCCGCTTCAGCCACGGCCTTGAGGTTGGTGAATACACGATGCACCTGTGCTTCAATACCCTCTACCAGCTCCATGCTGGCGGGGTCCAGGCCAATCTGCCCTGACAGGTAAACGGTGCCATTGACGGCAACCGCCTGCGAGTAAGTGCCAATCGCTTTAGGAGCGTGGTCGGTATGGATGATCTTTTTTGCCATGGTTTTCCTCAGGTCTTGGTTTTCAGGATATTAGGTTTGCGTGATGTAGCCGAGCCTACTGTATGCGCTGTTCGGTGCCGGCACCCTTGACGCGATTGATGCGCACCACGTCAGGAATCTTGCGGATACGCCGCATCAGTTCGGCCAGGTGCACGCGATTTTCCACCTGCACGGTGAAATGCATATTGGTATAGGCACTGCTGTCTGACTCTTCCATGCTGACATGGTCAATATTGGAGCCCGCCTCGGCAATGGTAGATGCGATCTGCGCCAGCATGCCGCGCTGATTGGCGACCACCAGCTTCAGGTTCACATTGAACAGGCGCTTGCCATCCGGATCCCATTCGACATCCAGCCACTTTTCGGGGTCGACACGGAATTTGCGAATGGCCGGGCAATCATGCGTATGAATGACCAGTCCCTTGTCCTTGTTGATAAAGCCAAGGATGGGGTCGCCAGGTATCGGGCGGCAGCATTGGGCGAACTGCACCGCCATGCCCTCGGAGCCGCGTATGGTGATCGTGCCTAGCGGTTTGTTGGTATGCTTGGCATGGCGCTCGCCCTGCTCTTCGCTCATCGCCAGCAGTTGATGCGCGACCATGACATTCAGCCGCTTGCCCAGGCCGATATCGGTGAGAATTTCTTCCTTGTTC
This genomic window contains:
- the recG gene encoding ATP-dependent DNA helicase RecG; this encodes MKPLQDLKGITQPVLSGLRKLGIHSIEDLLLHLPLRYVDETHVTPIRDLRLGEQAQVEGEIIHAEVQYKPRKALIARLQDASGILTLRFLNFYPSQIAALKEANRLRALGEVRNGFFGYEMVHPQCKPVREGAAVKQTLTPVYPTTAGLSQPSLRKWIGRALETASHDELLPAKVYQGKAWPDFQQSLLQLHYPPPDADQHALQEKTTPAWQRLAFDELLAQQISMRKHYARRRGLGAPAMPPSKKLVSALLKSLPFGLTAAQQRVFTDIQHDLGRSYPMQRLLQGDVGSGKTIVAAMAALQAIEHGWQAAIMAPTEILAEQHFNKLNTWLQNLAAGAAPVRVVWVAGSQGKKARAEALAAIASGEAQLVIGTHAVFQDQVQFARLGLVVVDEQHRFGVQQRLALRQKGAQPHQLMMSATPIPRTLSMSYFADLDVSVIDELPPGRTPVVTKLVSDARREEVFERVRAACSQGRQAYWVCPLIEESEALQLQTAVDTHMALQEAFPELQVGLVHGRMKPADKQAVMQAFAANQIHLLVATTVIEVGVDVPNASLMVIEHAERMGLSQLHQLRGRVGRGAASSACILLYQTPLSETARARLKIIYESSDGFEIAQADLHLRGPGEFMGIRQSGTPMLKIADLERDAGLLEEAQAMADWLLQKHPQAAEAHLQRWLHQAQELVKV
- a CDS encoding RidA family protein, whose product is MAKKIIHTDHAPKAIGTYSQAVAVNGTVYLSGQIGLDPASMELVEGIEAQVHRVFTNLKAVAEAAGGSLADVVKLNIFLTDLGHFALVNSIMSEYFSEPYPARAAVGVATLPRGALVEADAVMVLA